GGTTCATGGGGACGGTCCTATGACGGGTAGGACCGATATGAGTATGGGGCCTGGCATCAACGGTGGATGATGCGGTGGGGGGGGCTGCAACACGCTCACATGATGGGCACATGGTGAGGGTGGTTGGTGGGGTCATTTGCATGTAGAACTGTGGTGAAAGTTTGAGAGCTCTAAGCTCCTGAACCTCCTTTTGCAACCTCCTGTTCTCTTCTGTCAAGTTCTCGCAGCATCTCTTCAAGAACTCACAGTCAACCTCGGTTTGCTTCAGCTTGGTTCTGCAAAAATTTAACACTCTAGCGTTGATAAAACCACTCGAGAAGGCCATAACAAgacatcaacaaaaaatatgtaGTAAAGGCCAGAAATACCCTTGATAAGATAGCAAATTATCCTACCTTGCCCTCCTGTTCTGAAACCACACCTCCACTTGTCTAGGTCTGAGTCCTAACTGCTTAGCCAAAGCCATCTTTTGCTTCTGCCGGAACCGGAACAACCGATTGTCAGTTTCAATTACCAAAATACCCTCCAAACAATATTCCATTCCTGACTCACGAGAGTAGAGGGGGGAAAAACTCATTTTTGTGTATTTTCCTCCATCTCTCAACAATAAAACAGTGAGACTGGGTTtcaggtaaaataaaaaagagcacTTACTGGGTTGAGAGTGTTGTGTTCTTTGAAGCTCTCTTCAAGAATAGCGGCCTGATCTTTAGACAGCCTGAGCTTCTTTCTTGAGGTTTCACCATCTTCATCGTCACTGATTCCACGAGAAGAAGCTCTCTCCATCTCATGCTCATCTCCATTAATACCTTCTCTTTCACTTCTCTTCCCGCTAATACTCGATATCGTGCTGTTTGGAGATGAAACCCCCACTTCCTCTTCACAATCAGCCGTTGATGGTAACCTGTTCACGTCGATTCCTCGAAGCAAGGATCTTGTCTCGGCCCGGTATGAATTAGAGTTTGGATCTGCATGGGAGAGATGAATTTGTCAGAGATCAAAATTTACATATTTTGTGGGTTGGgatcttgagaaaaaaaatagacgaAGGGTTTTGTGTTGTGTGAATAGAAGAAAAGTTGAGTGAAAGCGATTGATAAAAGCTAATAGAACATGGAAAAACaaagcagaaaagaaaaaagaacacttaatttactttatttgaaaaggagagaaaggaggatagtttttctttaaaaaaaggcTTTATAATGTGTTTGTTTCTTGGGAAAGTGagggaaaaggaaagagaagataCAAATCTGGATCTGAAACTTGAGGCCATGCGGATCttaaatttatccaaaaaccggggggggggggggggggggttgttgttttacaaaaagaaaagggcatACCTGAAGAAGGGAAGGTCACATTCCATGAGGGATTTTGAGGATGGAAAccagagagagaagaagaagcagcggATGGAACCAGTGAAGGCATGAGGTTCAACTGCAGAGAATGTTGATTTTGAGGAACACTAAGACTTAAACTCAAACCCAAATCTTCCTTCCCagccatcatcttcttccttttgccACCAAAAAACCAGAAACCCTGCTATTTATATAACCTACTTCTGTATACTAAAGGGCAGGACAGAAAGCTTAAGGTTCAGGTCTCTCTGTTTTGGttctcagagagagagagagagagagagagctgctGCATACATGTGAAGGAGGAGGATGGGGTTTGGAAGGGAGTGCGTGTGGGGGATTATatagaaaagagagaggaagagaggaaTGGGGAGTGGTGGTGTGTCTGAGTTCAATCATGACTTCTTGTCAGTAAGTCCAATTATCTCAATCATGGCTTTTGCCTCcgtatataaatataataatacgaTTTACCTAAACTCTAGTTTGCTTCTTTACCCTACCAGGGTTAATAGCCTATTCGGTatttggttgaatttttatttttaaaaaaaattattttttatatattttttattattttaatatactgatattaaaaatgtaattaCAAGAGGGAGGGATGGATTTGTGGGCATGGTGAATGGATTACCATTAATATTTGCTTCAGTGTTTATCTTCGGCTTTAGCTTGACCTAAAACTTCGCCCCTGCCAAAAACATTTATATCATCGATTAGGTTATTTTTAATGCTATTAATTAATGGTGGATTTGAATGTATTATGTTTCGTACCAATCCAATtcactttattattaataaaacttgGAAACAAATCACTTAGTTGGCAGCAAAACTAAAATACAGCCacgaaatattttaaatatatttttaaaaaattaagtattatgCTATAATAAAGTTGCTGAGGTGTTTTATGAATATAATAACTGTTttgattagaaatatattaaaataatatttttttatttttaattattagaacataaaaaaaataaaagaagttaattttaaattgctgGCATTTAATTCCCAGATACATCAAGAAATGAACATCTTttggaatataaaataataataaatgatggGTGTCTTCATTGAGGATACGTTCACACCATAAATGAAATAGATACGAACCAAGAAATGTTAGCCTTGGCGGACAGAACCCTCATAAATTCTACAGCCCTTTCATTACATCGTActcaaatttaaattcttaaatcAGAACCGTTGAGAAATTGACTTTGATGCAAGCAACTCCTCCATTGCTGTTCGCACATGAAACACACGAGTCATCTACAATggactcagtttttttttcaatgagtttttttatttaaacaacgTTATTTTGGTAGAGAAAAAAAGTTGATCCACTTATTTGTGAGTGAATGCAATCAGCATGTTATCCAAACCTTTAACGGGAGTGTGAGATGGAAGTAAAGGAGATTTCTTAAAGCGCTTCTCTACTCAACAatacattataataatatttatttttttaaaaaaaattattttataaaaaagtattttttactggGGTttgttagatatttatatatgcttggttaaaactgtggttgaaattgagatttaataaaaaataataatttaatgtgtttggttaataatacttttcaaattaagattataaataattaatattgatgatttttaatttaaatattgtaaaattaactactgctattacatcatgaaataaataatattttatataaaatattttttattattccattaactatctacaattctatCAAGTATGAAATACATTCGACAAGAACAACAGTTTCCTTGGGTttttaagcgcgcaacaacatcgGTTAAAATATCACTAGGAACAAAATTGGAATTGttatcaaattttgcaaatgtTACGTTATCATGCGATCTACTTCTAGTTTATGTAATGTCATTAGATAATGTTAAACACCagtttttcgaataaaaaaaattaaaaattgaatttttttactattcatgCTAACagtgcaaataaataaattcattaaattgtTCACGCAAACAACACAGGTGAATAAAGATTAGTTGTGTTTTATATCAACATGCTGCTTTtttcacgtgaacaatgcaaAATTTCATTTCACTATTTCTGAGCGAAGTGAATAGTGTgcaacgtgaattaattcactctacacTATTTACTTAACAAAAGTGAACAATGCTCGCAAAACAACTACatcttgcttttttaaaaactgtgatccattgctattttttatggGTCCCATGTTTGAAAAACATCGTTTTAAACTTTAACCAAATacaattaatttgtgatttgttcaaAATGCAGGCACTACACAAACACACTCTTATTTTGTGAGTGAATGCAATTAATATGTTATCAAAACCTTTAGTGGGTGTGTGAGATAGTagtaaagggttttttttttgtttattaaaataatatttatttattttttaaaatttatttttaatatcaactaattaaaattatttaaaaatagtaaaaatatctttaaaaaaacacattgaatcACACTTCAAAATACCTTGTAAATCTCCGAAACAACCACATATTGGGTTCTATTAATTATGACACAAAATACCATAAAAGCATGATATATTTGACATAATcaaagagcgtgtttggcagtgtggtagcggttgcttttcaaataacttttgtgacgaaatgcatgccaataatgttttttcattttctaaaaatcatttttgatatcaacacatcaaaacgatccaaaacatacaaaccaaattaaattttagcaaaaaacaattttaattttatggaaaTACGGTTTACATTACGTTCCCAAACGCTCACAAAATTTGCTAAGCACATTCAACTCGCATATCTCGTGTCCTCCTATATGTTACTACAGTGAAACCACTTAAAAAACACTGAAGATTTTTGTCTCGTTTGGTATAgcgtagttattttttaaaatatatttaattataaatatattaaaataatattatatatatatatttaaaatttattttttacattaacacatcaaaataatataaaaaaataaaaaaaaaactttatcaatccaataaaccctaaattaataaaagtagACAATGTTTGGAAgtttaatgaaaattattttttaaaatttttaaggtttattttgaatatcactgtattaaaaagattaaaaaataataattgaaaatttaaaaaatttaaagaatttgaaaagcacTGTTAGATGCTACACAAATACACCTGTGCATATCTCATGAATCTACAGCATTAGCAAAGTGGATCCACTTCACACCTGAACACATCTCACACTTATCACATTCCTTCCAATTAACCAGCGGTTGTGATCAAATAAGGGTAAAAATCCAATGGTCAATCTATCAAGCTTGATCATTTTATCCTGTGCTCATTACATAATCAGGCCAAGCCAGTTGAGCTAGCTAGACAACCATCAAATCAAAGGGTGGATGGTGATGATTGGAAGAGACAGATCAACTTTTATAATGATCATCACACGTGGGGCCTACATTTTCccctatcttttttaataaaaaaccatttcctCACGCGCTAAGCACGAGGAAGGTGTTACCGGACAAAAGCGTCGCTTTCATGCACTTTTCTAATAATACTGTTAGCGCTTTTTTCATTTGCTTGAAACCTATCCAGTTAGTGCACGTGTGCCACACTCGTGGCCATAAAAGCTGATTTTCATGGGCtcattttaataatgtttttttatttaaaaatatactaaaatatttttttattttttagtttattttatattggtatataaatataatttaaaattatataaaaaaattaattttaaacaaataaaaaaataaaaaaaataaataggattttATAACTCGTTTCAAATgatagttttgatatttttttgaagtattttttatttaaaaacatattaaattattatttgtttatttctaatattgacatatcaaaataaaaaatattaaaaattttcaatttaataaaataaaacatatttttaaaaatatttttaaaatataaaaacaaactgaTCTTTTTTGAGATTATGGTCTTGatgttttttgaagtttttttatttaaataatattaaattattattttttatttttaatattaatattaaaaatatattaatttaaagttttttaaaaaaaacatttggaaaTTCCCGTGCGACCGCACTCTCAAACTGTGCAGAACGTGTAGTTGACGTAGCACAGGGGAGAGTACGTGCACTACAGGGTctaataatgttttaatttatcgAGATGGCTTAGAGCTGAAACCCTTGGTCGGCTTCAAATCATGACTTCGTGCGAGAATGATTCTGTTAAATCCGTCTGTATCTAATATGTTATAATTTAGTGACTAGAGAGTTGTACAGTCTAGTATCATatactaataatataaaatattccaTATTTTAATCGATGATGGCATGATGCTGTTTTcagcaataaaaaattttattgaattaaaaatatatttaaaatagataatagtaattagttttaaaaagcTAGCTTTTTTTCcggtcaaaataaaattttttatattttttaccctAAAACAGagcaattattttataatctattttttttcttaggtaaGTATATGAATATTCACAGCATAACAAACAACAagttacaaatattattttattaatacttgttttatatcattaaagaatatatattaacaataaaataataactcaCTTTGAATATCaccactaaaaataatttttaaaaattaatactttATAAAGATACAATTTAAgattacattttaaataattttttttaaaatatattttattattattttaatgtattaatgtctaaataattttaacaagcatgtgaataatatttttatatttttaaaaatttatacatcaaaatgatttgaaaacataaaaaacatattaatttaaagtaaaataaaaaataaaaaaattttaaaatttttttaaaaactacttttaaaaagcactttCAAAAAGGCTAAAGAGTCCAAGAAAGCGAACAACAGAATTTTGTACTTTTCGGATGTGAGGGGGAGGGAGGGGGGAATGgggggagggagagggagagagagagagagagaggagacaaGGGAGAGTGGAGTTAACGTGGGATGTGAGGGTGCGAGAAATAAAGGAAAGCGTGTAAGAAAACACCTCCTTTCCTTAGGCCTCCCTCTCGAACTCACGTGGACCAACATGTCTTGCCTGGGGACACGTGCCCTCACACCCCCTTGTGGTTCCCACTGTCTCTGTTTGCTGTATATCCGTGGACCCCACTACTCCATCCGAACAACAAAGTCGTGTGTGTCATCTTGTCCCTTCACGCCCCGACACTCACTTCTTCACAATCATTTGAACTCCTCCTTAAATCAGCTTCGTTCACATCATCTCATTTCTCGGTGCGTGTAGAACACCGTCCTAACTCCCCATACTTAGCTCTTTCTGAACCCATACCATATGTACCAGATGCCGACCCCCAGTTGCCTACAAAATTATTTACCTCAGCAATTTCCTCGTACCGTATTATTGTTAACAAATATACTAgatcatttgtttttgtaattgtgTTTCATAATAAACATCGAAgccactcttcttcttttttattctcgtcaatctttcttaaaatttaatttatccccggacttattttttatttaatctcttTATATCCtaattttataagataaaattttaaattatagcataaatataaaattaaaaatgagaggaTTATCATgtaaacaacacaaaaaaatacatggttaattttaaatttttatttaggtccaaaattttattttttttcttttcaatcctatgtttgaaagagaagaaagaaagtaatTGAAATCGATTTCTGATTATGGCACACATCACAAGGGAACGGGGTAATTTATTTTACTAGTTTTCTATCACATACTGACTGGTTCTTGATTATTTTCCAGGAGTTATCACTATTAAAAaagcatttaattatttaaactaCTTTAGataacaagattaaaaaaaaacgtatGATATGACTAATTACTAGTGATTTTTTCCGAGTTGTGTTCAAAAAGTTTGACGTATccgaattatattttataaatagtcatgattaataagtttgtaatttttcttagCCAAATTCTgtttaattaattgtatttttttgtttataaaataaaaaaaaattataggtgaTAAATTTGAGTCACCCAACGAATGGgtataaaacaaaatcagattgaaaaaaaatgaacgtGACTCAAAATGACAAGTTTTCATCACGTCCCCTAACTACAATTGATGTTGGGTTTTTTGAGCTAGTTTAAAACATAACATTGtagtagaaattatttttatttgtaaatacagtaaaatattttttttattatttttaaaattatatttttgatattaatatattaaaataaaaaaacattaaaaaaaaataaatagaaaaaattaaattttagaaaacagTGTTTTGACCACCATATCAAATACATGTTTtcctctataaaaaaaaaaaaaaaaagagtttaaaaagTCACTTGTTTAACCAAAACTTTTCACGTGGCATACCTTAATCTTTAGTGAAAAAAGAATGATTAAATTACCAAAATTGGTAATTAGAAGGGAAGTAGCATGCTCTAATCTTCAGTGAAGGAGCTTATGTTTCGCCtcctcattttttatatttttttattgttttaatatgttgatattaaaatattttttaaaaatatattttttaatataatttgtaataaaaatactttaaaaataacaaataaaattttaatttgctgGTTAAGCTATTTTCATTAACACAACAACTAAATTGtgctaatttctttttttattttcttttaaatatgcTAGTTTGAGAAATTCTTTCTATGACTATACTGAACTTGAATCTTATTTTCAGGTCTAGAGATGTCATATGGTTATCGATGAGTACAAAAATTTGGATAACGTAGTTTATTGGCTTATGAAATTtccttaaatagaaaaaaaaaatgtaagaataaaaaagttAGGCACCGTCCATTCATGCATTTTCAccatgtttgaatttttttttaatatatctgagtttattattgttattctgAATGCTTTTGATGTGtggatgaatatatatatataatcattacGAGGGAAGATAAAATCAACACAGCATCCATGATTATCACAGgcataggaaaaaataaattgtaagaaTCTGTCACTTGATGCatagaaaaaactgaaaaaaacacctaataagTTTACAAGTGTATCCTGCCAAAATCTAAAAAGCCTAACCACAAATATTTAAACAGCATGTTCATTAAATACAAGCACTAGCTCCAACTTTTTTTCCCTAAATTAAAGACAATAACCATGTTGTCATGATATTAAGCTCAATAATATCTCGTCCACGTTAAGAATCTGGTAAAGTTTGGTGACATGGGAATATACAATCCTACCCTTGTTACCATGCAATAATTAGGACGTGTGCAATTGTGTAAACAAGTAGGGGAGTTGGGGTTTCAGTAGATATTCTTTTCTTCTACCGCATGCTTGCACTATcgaattaattagtattttcaATCACTTTCCCTCTCTATATATTGTCTTAATTTTATGAGTGTCCTATAACGCAACAGACGGGCTTGTTTTGTAAGAATTCCAACCGCTTCAATCCTTGACAGTCATGCATGCCTAATTTCAAATtgcttttattaaaattaattaaaattacttttttatattttaacatcattttgatatgttgatgtcaaaataatttttaaaaaataaaaaaacatattattttcataattttccgagtaaaaaatactttgaaaagcaaccgttacaATACTTTCAAACATCTCCCAATATAGTCATGTCTTcctagttatttttcaaaacaacaagtttattttgatagataAATACAATCTCGTTggtataaataacaatacattGTCATTATGCAAGACTCtgttaaaaatgataaatataaacattgaaattaTCAAACAAACACAAAGTTTTGTTAATTACAACATTAGCAATTATTAAGATTTCAAGTAGCATCTTGTCCCTCGCATTTTAAGAACATTCTAATAATTTCCCAAAACTCCCTCTCGTATGTTGTCTATAATTGAACTCTTTTATACGTGTCTCGATCCTATGAATTTTTTGCCACCCCACCTATCAACAGGGGAGTGAGCTGAACTACCAAACCTACTTGACAATGAATGTGTTCTTCAATCCACCATGGATTCTTGAACAAACTTGCAGACACaaatcagaaacaaaaaaaaaatgattgagtgtgaaaaaagcaaataaagtCATGAATTTAAGATTATATAGATCAGAATCCACAGTTATTTAGGCTCTTAAAGACATGAAATATAGCGTAtagaattatttaaaagaatagaaaagaaaagggagcaGGATGTAAAAAAGAATTAGGTTTACTATCGGTATGATTTTTCACTAGTGTCGGTCAAGAAATATGTATTTTTCATGGAGGGTAGTTGAAAGGAACCATGTCTTCAGGTTTTCCTCGATCGcagggatttttttaaaatataaaattatataaaaaattcccTTTTGAAGGTGGAAGTCTCAAAAGAgttggaaaacaaaaataaaaaacgctCAAGTAATCGTCTTTGCGGCATGGTTTTATATTCCATTTTACGATAAAGTTTTGCACACCACGCGCTGTCCTTGACTTTTAGATTCAATGCAATTGAAATTCAAGTCGGCGTTCCtcgttaatttaaataatatgggACAGCCTAAGAAGAATAACGGTAACCACCACAggagtttttttaaatagcatgGTGCccaaatttttttggaaaaagatCATAGTTacagagaattaaaaaaataacatgtattaAAAGGGTGAAAATGAGGGTGGCAGAACCTtgcaaaaaaatagttatttttaaattaataaggtTACGCCATTATAAATGACGGCTAATTTTACCATTGAAATTCTTGGActgtggagtttttttttttttaaaaaaaaaaaaatagcactgctctcaaatttatttgaaaaaacaacatccttgattattattattattttaaaaagcagtACATTTTGCGTCAATATGAATggcaaaatctttttttaaaaaatgctttttctgctttttttcaaataatttgattatttttttcactaacttattttttaaattaatacagtTACAAAACTAATTTACTCTATAGCATGTAAATATTGGTTGTGCatttaataaatacatattttcttAATGTACATGCACTATATACACTACCTACTAAAATTCATAGTTAGGCTTGTAGTGAGGCtgtgtttgtttatttgcaACTTTTATGTTTATGGTGTAAAAAATAcagtaagatattttttataatatactaAACTACATTTTTCATTGTAGGgtccattaaaaaattgagtttgaaacacaatttttatatgttttgtaacCGAGTTTCGTAaaactctgtttattttttgtatttcaaaaacatatctaaaacaatttgatttttttactttaaattaatattttttgtgttttttagattattttaatgttccggtatcaaaaaaaatttaaatttttttaaaaaaatatttttttaatacattttcaagtaaacaACACTTTCGAAAAACAACCGCAATCATATTTACAAACACAacaaaccaaatattttatacatgttttttattacatataaaactcaaccataatttttaccaaatacaTATCTATATTCAAGTAACcacatttaattatattttttaaaaatttatttttttaaaatcacaatcaTAAAAACTAACTAAAAAACAAGCACACACGCAATAACTTATTAAACATGTAATAAATGCGCAACCTATAAAGATGCATGTTATACATGCAAAAGCActgtttttttactaaaataagatttattttttcaatttttgtatgtaaaaaaacgaaaataaagtTAGGGACGtcacattttgaaaaaaaaaaacaaaaaacaaaatgcatagTCCATAAATCATGGCAGTCATCATCATGTTCTAATGGTAAAATAGGCCATCATTTGTATTTGACTCTTACCGTGTCCTTTTTTAGAGAAATCAACTCGCACTTTATAGGGAATTGGAAACACAATCAACCTGTCTAGAAACCGAGGGGCTCTTTGTCTTTTAACCAAGTCCACTTACCAGTCTACGGTCTGCATTCCAACAACAATAGGAGGAAAATCTACTCCTCGATCTTGATTTTGAAGCCACGCTTTATCACCCGGAATAAAAGCATTTACCGGTGCCGACATTTTCCGATATCTCtttgcttgtttgtttttatattttaaaaatatttaaaaaaattatttttattattttaaattaatatatttttttaattttttacactatttaaaaaataattactaccatactttcaaacattttttaaattcgaTTGCTTGAGTTTAATTTTAGCTTAATGAACAATAAAACCATTAGCCAGGGAATCCTTATAGGGGGGAAATGCATGCATTGGCGTATTTGATGAGACAGTCTGCTTTACCCAAAAATCCCCATATATGGAATC
This genomic interval from Populus alba chromosome 1, ASM523922v2, whole genome shotgun sequence contains the following:
- the LOC118039114 gene encoding homeobox-leucine zipper protein HAT4; this translates as MMAGKEDLGLSLSLSVPQNQHSLQLNLMPSLVPSAASSSLSGFHPQNPSWNVTFPSSDPNSNSYRAETRSLLRGIDVNRLPSTADCEEEVGVSSPNSTISSISGKRSEREGINGDEHEMERASSRGISDDEDGETSRKKLRLSKDQAAILEESFKEHNTLNPKQKMALAKQLGLRPRQVEVWFQNRRARTKLKQTEVDCEFLKRCCENLTEENRRLQKEVQELRALKLSPQFYMQMTPPTTLTMCPSCERVAAPPTASSTVDARPHTHIGPTRHRTVPMNPWAPAAPVTRGPTPFDAIRPRS